A section of the Anas acuta unplaced genomic scaffold, bAnaAcu1.1 SCAFFOLD_341, whole genome shotgun sequence genome encodes:
- the LOC137849229 gene encoding uncharacterized protein isoform X11, which produces MSSNLLDLLEVLQATTSKIEVLQPNLVSPNVPKFVSPNLLEVLQPIPTSSNLLDLLQPMSSNLLQVLQAMFSKVEVLQPILMSSNLLDLLQFLSSNLLKVLQPIPTFSNLLQPMSSTVFKVLQAMFSKVEVLQLIPTSSNLQKLFQPTSSTLLEVLQAMSSNLEVLQPIPTSSNLLNVLQLLASNLLEILQPIPTSPNLLQPMSSTPIEVLQPISTSSNLLHLFSSTLLEVLQPMSSNLEVLHPIPTSSNLLNLLHLFSSNLLEVLHPIPTSSTLLNLLQPMSSTPVEVLQPIPLSSNLLQLFSSNVLQVLQPILMSSNLLDLLHPTSSNLLEVLQLLSSTLFEVLQPIPTSPNLLNLLELLSSNLLDVLRAMFSKVEVLQPIPTFSNLLHPTSSNLLEVLQAMSSKVEVLQPISTSSNLLNLLQPMSSTPVEVLQPIPTSSNLLQLFSSNVLQVLQPILMSSNLLDLLHPTSSNVLQVLQPIPTSSILQELFQPMSSKLIEVLQAMSSNLEVLHPIPTSSNLFKVLQLLASNLLDLHPTSSNVLEVLQAMFSNLEVLHPIPTFSNLLQPMSSNVLQFLHPISTSSNLLQVLQLLASNVFKLLHPIPTSSNLLQLLSSNLFEVLQAMSSTLEVLQPIPTFSNLLHPTSSNLLEVLQLLPSNLDVLQPIPTSSNLLNLLQPTSSNLLEVLQAMSSNLDVLHPIPMSSNLIDLLQLFSSTLLEVLHPLPTSSTLLHLFSSPLPDLLQPLPTPLPLLPLPPRPPPPPRRLPPGPPGHPLHFGHLLPRFGSHAGRLLPRGPPGRRGLPPGPPPPPPPPPPLPPRLPGPPLPPIVPPNPPGGGRRRRGLGPPLPGGRFGGDAGHRLGGPPGHPLGPGRALGLRPLGHQGHRAPPGRVPPPGGPEPGPGGPGGPVAGDFGQGLGGRLEPPRAGAPLGNGGALGGGGPLGGAVSGFWGPAGRFWGPPRGFGGHLRGFWGPQGGFWGPPAGFWGLSGGVWGPPAGFWGPRGGFWGLPGGFWGPPDGFWGPPRGFWGPPGGPQGG; this is translated from the exons ATGTCCTCCAACCTCCTTGACCTCCTCGAGGTCCTCCAAGCCACGACCTCCAAAATCGAGGTCCTCCAACCCAACCTtgtgtccccaaatgtccccaaatttGTGTCCCCAAACCTCCTTGAGGTCCTCCAACCCATCCCAACCTCCTCCAACCTCCTTGACCTTCTCCAACCCATGTCCTCCAACCTCCTCCAGGTCCTCCAAGCCATGTTCTCAAAGGTTGAG GTCCTCCAACCCATCCTCATGTCCTCCAACCTCCTCGACCTCCTCCAATTCTTGTCCTCCAACCTCCTCAAGGTCCTCCAACCCATCCCAACCTTCTCCAACCTCCTCCAACCCATGTCCTCAACCGTCTTCAAGGTCCTCCAAGCCATGTTCTCAAAAGTTGAGGTCCTCCAACTCATCCCAACCTCCTCCAACCTCCAAAAACTCTTCCAGCCCACATCCTCCACCCTCCTTGAGGTCCTCCAAGCCATGTCCTCAAACCTTGAG GTCCTCCAACCCATCCCAACCTCCTCCAACCTCCTCAATGTCCTCCAACTCTTGGCCTCCAACCTCCTTGAGATCCTCCAACCCATCCCAACCTCCCCCAACCTCCTCCAACCCATGTCCTCCACCCCCATTGAGGTCCTCCAACCCATCTCCACCTCCTCCAACCTCCTCCACCTCTTCTCCTCCACCCTCCTCGAGGTCCTCCAACCCATGTCCTCCAACCTCGAGGTCCTCCACCCCATCCCAACCTCCTCCAACCTCCTCAACCTCCTCCACCTCTTCTCCTCCAACCTCCTTGAGGTCCTCCACCCCATCCCAACCTCCTCAACCCTCCTCAACCTCCTCCAACCCATGTCCTCCACCCCCGTTGAGGTCCTCCAACCCATCCCCTTGTCCTCCAACCTCCTCCAACTCTTCTCCTCCAACGTTCTCCAGGTCCTCCAACCCATCCTCATGTCCTCCAACCTCCTTGACCTCCTCCACCCCACATCCTCCAACCTCCTTGAGGTCCTCCAACTCTTGTCCTCAACCCTCTTTGAGGTCCTCCAACCCATCCCAACCTCCCCCAACCTCCTCAACCTCCTTGAACTCTTGTCCTCCAACCTCCTTGATGTCCTCCGAGCCATGTTCTCAAAAGTTGAGGTCCTCCAACCCATCCCAACCTTCTCCAACCTCCTCCACCCCACATCCTCCAACCTCCTTGAGGTCCTCCAAGCCATGTCCTCAAAGGTTGAGGTCCTCCAACCCATCTCTACCTCCTCCAACCTCCTCAACCTCCTCCAACCCATGTCCTCCACCCCCGTTGAGGTCCTCCAACCCATCCCAACCTCCTCCAACCTCCTCCAACTCTTCTCCTCCAACGTTCTCCAGGTCCTCCAACCCATCCTCATGTCCTCCAACCTCCTTGACCTCCTCCACCCCACATCCTCCAACGTCCTCCAGGTCCTCCAAcccatccccacctcctccaTCCTCCAAGAACTCTTCCAACCCATGTCCTCAAAGCTCATCGAGGTCCTCCAAGCCATGTCCTCAAACCTCGAGGTCCTCCACCCCATCCCAACCTCCTCCAACCTCTTCAAGGTCCTCCAACTCTTGGCCTCCAACCTCCTTGACCTCCACCCCACATCCTCCAATGTCCTTGAGGTCCTCCAAGCCATGTTCTCAAACCTTGAGGTCCTCCACCCCATCCCAACCTTCTCCAACCTCCTCCAACCCATGTCCTCCAATGTCCTCCAGTTCCTCCACCCCATCTCCACCTCCTCCAACCTCCTCCAGGTCCTCCAACTCTTGGCCTCCAATGTCTTCAAGCTCCTCCACCCCATCCCAACCTCCTCCAACCTCCTCCAACTCTTGTCCTCCAACCTCTTTGAGGTCCTCCAAGCCATGTCCTCCACCCTTGAGGTCCTCCAACCCATCCCAACCTTCTCCAACCTCCTCCACCCCACATCCTCCAACCTCCTTGAGGTCCTCCAACTCTTGCCCTCCAACCTTGATGTCCTCCAACCCATCCCAACCTCCTCCAACCTCCTCAACCTCCTCCAACCCACATCCTCCAACCTCCTCGAGGTTCTCCAAGCCATGTCCTCAAACCTTGACGTCCtccaccccatccccatgtcctcCAACCTCATTGACCTCCTCCAACTCTTCTCCTCCACCCTCCTTGAGGtcctccaccccctccccacctcctccaccctcctccacctcttctcctcccccctccccgaccTCCTCCaacccctccccacccccttgcCCTTactccctctccccccacgacctcctcctcctccccgacGGCTCCCCCCCGGGCCTCCCGGCCACCCGCTCCATTTTGGCCACCTCCTCCCCCGTTTTGGAAGCCATGCTGGCCGGCTCCTTCCCCGAGGCCCACCAGGACGCCGTGGCCTTCCTCCaggccccccgccgccccctcctcctcctcctccactacCTCCACGGCTGCCGgggccccccctgcccccaatTGTCCCCCCCAATCCACCCGGGGGCGGCCGACGGCGCCGTGGCCTTGGCCCGCCGCTACCTGGTGGCCGGTTTGGAGGGGACGCTGGCCACCGCCTTGGTGGCCCCCCCGGCCACCCTCTGGGCCCTGGCCGAGCGTTGGGCTTGCGTCCCCTTGGCCACCAGGGCCACCGGGCTCCTCCTGGccgggtcccccccccgggTGGCCCGGAGCCTGGCCCAGGTGGCCCGGGTGGCCCGGTGGCCGGGGATTTTGGCCAAGGCCTTGGCGGTCGCCTTGAGCCCCCCCGGGCTGGGGCCCCGCTTGGAAATgggggagccctggggggggggggaccccttGGTGGGGCCGTTTCGGGGTTTTGGGGACCTGcggggaggttttggggacccccccgagGATTTGGGGGACACCTCCGAGGATTttggggaccccaaggggggttttggggacccCCAGCAGGATTTTGGGGACTCTCagggggggtttggggacccCCAGCGGGATTTTGGGGACCCCgaggggggttttggggactcccagggggattttggggaccTCCAGATggattttggggacccccccgagGATTTTGGGGACCTCCAGGAGGACCTCAAGGAGGTTGA
- the LOC137849229 gene encoding uncharacterized protein isoform X22, whose amino-acid sequence MSSNLLDLLEVLQATTSKIEVLQPNLVSPNVPKFVSPNLLEVLQPIPTSSNLLDLLQPMSSNLLQVLQAMFSKVEVLQPIPTFSNLLQPMSSTVFKVLQAMFSKVEVLQLIPTSSNLQKLFQPTSSTLLEVLQAMSSNLEVLQPIPTSSNLLNVLQLLASNLLEILQPIPTSPNLLQPMSSTPIEVLQPISTSSNLLHLFSSTLLEVLQPMSSNLEVLHPIPTSSNLLNLLHLFSSNLLEVLHPIPTSSTLLNLLQPMSSTPVEVLQPIPLSSNLLQLFSSNVLQVLQPILMSSNLLDLLHPTSSNLLEVLQLLSSTLFEVLQPIPTSPNLLNLLELLSSNLLDVLRAMFSKVEVLQPIPTFSNLLHPTSSNLLEVLQAMSSKVEVLQPISTSSNLLNLLQPMSSTPVEVLQPIPTSSNLLQLFSSNVLQVLQPILMSSNLLDLLHPTSSNVLQVLQPIPTSSILQELFQPMSSKLIEVLQAMSSNLEVLHPIPTSSNLFKVLQLLASNLLDLHPTSSNVLEVLQAMFSNLEVLHPIPTFSNLLQPMSSNVLQFLHPISTSSNLLQVLQLLASNVFKLLHPIPTSSNLLQLLSSNLFEVLQAMSSTLEVLQPIPTFSNLLHPTSSNLLEVLQLLPSNLDVLQPIPTSSNLLNLLQPTSSNLLEVLQAMSSNLDVLHPIPMSSNLIDLLQLFSSTLLEVLHPLPTSSTLLHLFSSPLPDLLQPLPTPLPLLPLPPRPPPPPRRLPPGPPGHPLHFGHLLPRFGSHAGRLLPRGPPGRRGLPPGPPPPPPPPPPLPPRLPGPPLPPIVPPNPPGGGRRRRGLGPPLPGGRFGGDAGHRLGGPPGHPLGPGRALGLRPLGHQGHRAPPGRVPPPGGPEPGPGGPGGPVAGDFGQGLGGRLEPPRAGAPLGNGGALGGGGPLGGAVSGFWGPAGRFWGPPRGFGGHLRGFWGPQGGFWGPPAGFWGLSGGVWGPPAGFWGPRGGFWGLPGGFWGPPDGFWGPPRGFWGPPGGPQGG is encoded by the exons ATGTCCTCCAACCTCCTTGACCTCCTCGAGGTCCTCCAAGCCACGACCTCCAAAATCGAGGTCCTCCAACCCAACCTtgtgtccccaaatgtccccaaatttGTGTCCCCAAACCTCCTTGAGGTCCTCCAACCCATCCCAACCTCCTCCAACCTCCTTGACCTTCTCCAACCCATGTCCTCCAACCTCCTCCAGGTCCTCCAAGCCATGTTCTCAAAGGTTGAG GTCCTCCAACCCATCCCAACCTTCTCCAACCTCCTCCAACCCATGTCCTCAACCGTCTTCAAGGTCCTCCAAGCCATGTTCTCAAAAGTTGAGGTCCTCCAACTCATCCCAACCTCCTCCAACCTCCAAAAACTCTTCCAGCCCACATCCTCCACCCTCCTTGAGGTCCTCCAAGCCATGTCCTCAAACCTTGAG GTCCTCCAACCCATCCCAACCTCCTCCAACCTCCTCAATGTCCTCCAACTCTTGGCCTCCAACCTCCTTGAGATCCTCCAACCCATCCCAACCTCCCCCAACCTCCTCCAACCCATGTCCTCCACCCCCATTGAGGTCCTCCAACCCATCTCCACCTCCTCCAACCTCCTCCACCTCTTCTCCTCCACCCTCCTCGAGGTCCTCCAACCCATGTCCTCCAACCTCGAGGTCCTCCACCCCATCCCAACCTCCTCCAACCTCCTCAACCTCCTCCACCTCTTCTCCTCCAACCTCCTTGAGGTCCTCCACCCCATCCCAACCTCCTCAACCCTCCTCAACCTCCTCCAACCCATGTCCTCCACCCCCGTTGAGGTCCTCCAACCCATCCCCTTGTCCTCCAACCTCCTCCAACTCTTCTCCTCCAACGTTCTCCAGGTCCTCCAACCCATCCTCATGTCCTCCAACCTCCTTGACCTCCTCCACCCCACATCCTCCAACCTCCTTGAGGTCCTCCAACTCTTGTCCTCAACCCTCTTTGAGGTCCTCCAACCCATCCCAACCTCCCCCAACCTCCTCAACCTCCTTGAACTCTTGTCCTCCAACCTCCTTGATGTCCTCCGAGCCATGTTCTCAAAAGTTGAGGTCCTCCAACCCATCCCAACCTTCTCCAACCTCCTCCACCCCACATCCTCCAACCTCCTTGAGGTCCTCCAAGCCATGTCCTCAAAGGTTGAGGTCCTCCAACCCATCTCTACCTCCTCCAACCTCCTCAACCTCCTCCAACCCATGTCCTCCACCCCCGTTGAGGTCCTCCAACCCATCCCAACCTCCTCCAACCTCCTCCAACTCTTCTCCTCCAACGTTCTCCAGGTCCTCCAACCCATCCTCATGTCCTCCAACCTCCTTGACCTCCTCCACCCCACATCCTCCAACGTCCTCCAGGTCCTCCAAcccatccccacctcctccaTCCTCCAAGAACTCTTCCAACCCATGTCCTCAAAGCTCATCGAGGTCCTCCAAGCCATGTCCTCAAACCTCGAGGTCCTCCACCCCATCCCAACCTCCTCCAACCTCTTCAAGGTCCTCCAACTCTTGGCCTCCAACCTCCTTGACCTCCACCCCACATCCTCCAATGTCCTTGAGGTCCTCCAAGCCATGTTCTCAAACCTTGAGGTCCTCCACCCCATCCCAACCTTCTCCAACCTCCTCCAACCCATGTCCTCCAATGTCCTCCAGTTCCTCCACCCCATCTCCACCTCCTCCAACCTCCTCCAGGTCCTCCAACTCTTGGCCTCCAATGTCTTCAAGCTCCTCCACCCCATCCCAACCTCCTCCAACCTCCTCCAACTCTTGTCCTCCAACCTCTTTGAGGTCCTCCAAGCCATGTCCTCCACCCTTGAGGTCCTCCAACCCATCCCAACCTTCTCCAACCTCCTCCACCCCACATCCTCCAACCTCCTTGAGGTCCTCCAACTCTTGCCCTCCAACCTTGATGTCCTCCAACCCATCCCAACCTCCTCCAACCTCCTCAACCTCCTCCAACCCACATCCTCCAACCTCCTCGAGGTTCTCCAAGCCATGTCCTCAAACCTTGACGTCCtccaccccatccccatgtcctcCAACCTCATTGACCTCCTCCAACTCTTCTCCTCCACCCTCCTTGAGGtcctccaccccctccccacctcctccaccctcctccacctcttctcctcccccctccccgaccTCCTCCaacccctccccacccccttgcCCTTactccctctccccccacgacctcctcctcctccccgacGGCTCCCCCCCGGGCCTCCCGGCCACCCGCTCCATTTTGGCCACCTCCTCCCCCGTTTTGGAAGCCATGCTGGCCGGCTCCTTCCCCGAGGCCCACCAGGACGCCGTGGCCTTCCTCCaggccccccgccgccccctcctcctcctcctccactacCTCCACGGCTGCCGgggccccccctgcccccaatTGTCCCCCCCAATCCACCCGGGGGCGGCCGACGGCGCCGTGGCCTTGGCCCGCCGCTACCTGGTGGCCGGTTTGGAGGGGACGCTGGCCACCGCCTTGGTGGCCCCCCCGGCCACCCTCTGGGCCCTGGCCGAGCGTTGGGCTTGCGTCCCCTTGGCCACCAGGGCCACCGGGCTCCTCCTGGccgggtcccccccccgggTGGCCCGGAGCCTGGCCCAGGTGGCCCGGGTGGCCCGGTGGCCGGGGATTTTGGCCAAGGCCTTGGCGGTCGCCTTGAGCCCCCCCGGGCTGGGGCCCCGCTTGGAAATgggggagccctggggggggggggaccccttGGTGGGGCCGTTTCGGGGTTTTGGGGACCTGcggggaggttttggggacccccccgagGATTTGGGGGACACCTCCGAGGATTttggggaccccaaggggggttttggggacccCCAGCAGGATTTTGGGGACTCTCagggggggtttggggacccCCAGCGGGATTTTGGGGACCCCgaggggggttttggggactcccagggggattttggggaccTCCAGATggattttggggacccccccgagGATTTTGGGGACCTCCAGGAGGACCTCAAGGAGGTTGA
- the LOC137849229 gene encoding uncharacterized protein isoform X34, translating into MSSNLLDLLEVLQATTSKIEVLQPNLVSPNVPKFVSPNLLEVLQPIPTSSNLLDLLQPMSSNLLQVLQPIPTSSNLLNVLQLLASNLLEILQPIPTSPNLLQPMSSTPIEVLQPISTSSNLLHLFSSTLLEVLQPMSSNLEVLHPIPTSSNLLNLLHLFSSNLLEVLHPIPTSSTLLNLLQPMSSTPVEVLQPIPLSSNLLQLFSSNVLQVLQPILMSSNLLDLLHPTSSNLLEVLQLLSSTLFEVLQPIPTSPNLLNLLELLSSNLLDVLRAMFSKVEVLQPIPTFSNLLHPTSSNLLEVLQAMSSKVEVLQPISTSSNLLNLLQPMSSTPVEVLQPIPTSSNLLQLFSSNVLQVLQPILMSSNLLDLLHPTSSNVLQVLQPIPTSSILQELFQPMSSKLIEVLQAMSSNLEVLHPIPTSSNLFKVLQLLASNLLDLHPTSSNVLEVLQAMFSNLEVLHPIPTFSNLLQPMSSNVLQFLHPISTSSNLLQVLQLLASNVFKLLHPIPTSSNLLQLLSSNLFEVLQAMSSTLEVLQPIPTFSNLLHPTSSNLLEVLQLLPSNLDVLQPIPTSSNLLNLLQPTSSNLLEVLQAMSSNLDVLHPIPMSSNLIDLLQLFSSTLLEVLHPLPTSSTLLHLFSSPLPDLLQPLPTPLPLLPLPPRPPPPPRRLPPGPPGHPLHFGHLLPRFGSHAGRLLPRGPPGRRGLPPGPPPPPPPPPPLPPRLPGPPLPPIVPPNPPGGGRRRRGLGPPLPGGRFGGDAGHRLGGPPGHPLGPGRALGLRPLGHQGHRAPPGRVPPPGGPEPGPGGPGGPVAGDFGQGLGGRLEPPRAGAPLGNGGALGGGGPLGGAVSGFWGPAGRFWGPPRGFGGHLRGFWGPQGGFWGPPAGFWGLSGGVWGPPAGFWGPRGGFWGLPGGFWGPPDGFWGPPRGFWGPPGGPQGG; encoded by the exons ATGTCCTCCAACCTCCTTGACCTCCTCGAGGTCCTCCAAGCCACGACCTCCAAAATCGAGGTCCTCCAACCCAACCTtgtgtccccaaatgtccccaaatttGTGTCCCCAAACCTCCTTGAGGTCCTCCAACCCATCCCAACCTCCTCCAACCTCCTTGACCTTCTCCAACCCATGTCCTCCAACCTCCTCCAG GTCCTCCAACCCATCCCAACCTCCTCCAACCTCCTCAATGTCCTCCAACTCTTGGCCTCCAACCTCCTTGAGATCCTCCAACCCATCCCAACCTCCCCCAACCTCCTCCAACCCATGTCCTCCACCCCCATTGAGGTCCTCCAACCCATCTCCACCTCCTCCAACCTCCTCCACCTCTTCTCCTCCACCCTCCTCGAGGTCCTCCAACCCATGTCCTCCAACCTCGAGGTCCTCCACCCCATCCCAACCTCCTCCAACCTCCTCAACCTCCTCCACCTCTTCTCCTCCAACCTCCTTGAGGTCCTCCACCCCATCCCAACCTCCTCAACCCTCCTCAACCTCCTCCAACCCATGTCCTCCACCCCCGTTGAGGTCCTCCAACCCATCCCCTTGTCCTCCAACCTCCTCCAACTCTTCTCCTCCAACGTTCTCCAGGTCCTCCAACCCATCCTCATGTCCTCCAACCTCCTTGACCTCCTCCACCCCACATCCTCCAACCTCCTTGAGGTCCTCCAACTCTTGTCCTCAACCCTCTTTGAGGTCCTCCAACCCATCCCAACCTCCCCCAACCTCCTCAACCTCCTTGAACTCTTGTCCTCCAACCTCCTTGATGTCCTCCGAGCCATGTTCTCAAAAGTTGAGGTCCTCCAACCCATCCCAACCTTCTCCAACCTCCTCCACCCCACATCCTCCAACCTCCTTGAGGTCCTCCAAGCCATGTCCTCAAAGGTTGAGGTCCTCCAACCCATCTCTACCTCCTCCAACCTCCTCAACCTCCTCCAACCCATGTCCTCCACCCCCGTTGAGGTCCTCCAACCCATCCCAACCTCCTCCAACCTCCTCCAACTCTTCTCCTCCAACGTTCTCCAGGTCCTCCAACCCATCCTCATGTCCTCCAACCTCCTTGACCTCCTCCACCCCACATCCTCCAACGTCCTCCAGGTCCTCCAAcccatccccacctcctccaTCCTCCAAGAACTCTTCCAACCCATGTCCTCAAAGCTCATCGAGGTCCTCCAAGCCATGTCCTCAAACCTCGAGGTCCTCCACCCCATCCCAACCTCCTCCAACCTCTTCAAGGTCCTCCAACTCTTGGCCTCCAACCTCCTTGACCTCCACCCCACATCCTCCAATGTCCTTGAGGTCCTCCAAGCCATGTTCTCAAACCTTGAGGTCCTCCACCCCATCCCAACCTTCTCCAACCTCCTCCAACCCATGTCCTCCAATGTCCTCCAGTTCCTCCACCCCATCTCCACCTCCTCCAACCTCCTCCAGGTCCTCCAACTCTTGGCCTCCAATGTCTTCAAGCTCCTCCACCCCATCCCAACCTCCTCCAACCTCCTCCAACTCTTGTCCTCCAACCTCTTTGAGGTCCTCCAAGCCATGTCCTCCACCCTTGAGGTCCTCCAACCCATCCCAACCTTCTCCAACCTCCTCCACCCCACATCCTCCAACCTCCTTGAGGTCCTCCAACTCTTGCCCTCCAACCTTGATGTCCTCCAACCCATCCCAACCTCCTCCAACCTCCTCAACCTCCTCCAACCCACATCCTCCAACCTCCTCGAGGTTCTCCAAGCCATGTCCTCAAACCTTGACGTCCtccaccccatccccatgtcctcCAACCTCATTGACCTCCTCCAACTCTTCTCCTCCACCCTCCTTGAGGtcctccaccccctccccacctcctccaccctcctccacctcttctcctcccccctccccgaccTCCTCCaacccctccccacccccttgcCCTTactccctctccccccacgacctcctcctcctccccgacGGCTCCCCCCCGGGCCTCCCGGCCACCCGCTCCATTTTGGCCACCTCCTCCCCCGTTTTGGAAGCCATGCTGGCCGGCTCCTTCCCCGAGGCCCACCAGGACGCCGTGGCCTTCCTCCaggccccccgccgccccctcctcctcctcctccactacCTCCACGGCTGCCGgggccccccctgcccccaatTGTCCCCCCCAATCCACCCGGGGGCGGCCGACGGCGCCGTGGCCTTGGCCCGCCGCTACCTGGTGGCCGGTTTGGAGGGGACGCTGGCCACCGCCTTGGTGGCCCCCCCGGCCACCCTCTGGGCCCTGGCCGAGCGTTGGGCTTGCGTCCCCTTGGCCACCAGGGCCACCGGGCTCCTCCTGGccgggtcccccccccgggTGGCCCGGAGCCTGGCCCAGGTGGCCCGGGTGGCCCGGTGGCCGGGGATTTTGGCCAAGGCCTTGGCGGTCGCCTTGAGCCCCCCCGGGCTGGGGCCCCGCTTGGAAATgggggagccctggggggggggggaccccttGGTGGGGCCGTTTCGGGGTTTTGGGGACCTGcggggaggttttggggacccccccgagGATTTGGGGGACACCTCCGAGGATTttggggaccccaaggggggttttggggacccCCAGCAGGATTTTGGGGACTCTCagggggggtttggggacccCCAGCGGGATTTTGGGGACCCCgaggggggttttggggactcccagggggattttggggaccTCCAGATggattttggggacccccccgagGATTTTGGGGACCTCCAGGAGGACCTCAAGGAGGTTGA